A single window of Rana temporaria chromosome 1, aRanTem1.1, whole genome shotgun sequence DNA harbors:
- the HNRNPDL gene encoding heterogeneous nuclear ribonucleoprotein D-like, with protein MSGYSNADEYSEGAKINASKNQQDDGKMFIGGLSWDTSKKDLTEYLTRFGEVLDCTIKTDPVTGRSRGFGFVLFKEAISVDKVLELKEHKLDGKLIDPKRAKALKGKEPPKKVFVGGLSPDTTEEQIKDYFGGFGEIENIELPMDTKTNERRGFCFITYADEDPVKKLLESRYHQIGSGKCEIKVAQPKEVYRQQQQQQQQKGGRGASPGRGGGRGRGRGGQGQNWNQGYNNYYDQGYGGYGNNSYNDSYNSYGGYDYSNYGNYGGYNQGYTDYSGQQSTYGKASRGGGSHLNNYQPY; from the exons ATGAGTGGGTACAGTAACGCGGACGAATACTCCGAAGGAGCTAAGATCAACgccagcaaaaaccagcaagatgaTGG GAAAATGTTTATTGGAGGGCTCAGCTGGGACACGAGCAAAAAAGATCTTACGGAATACCTCACAAGATTCGGAGAAGTGCTTGACTGCACAATTAAAACAGATCCGGTCACTGGACGATCAAGGGGTTTTGGATTTGTTCTCTTTAAAGAGGCTATAAGTGTAGACAAG GTACTTGAGCTGAAGGAACACAAACTTGATGGCAAACTTATTGATCCCAAAAGAGCAAAGGCATTGAAAGGCAAGGAGCCTCCCAAGAAAGTCTTTGTTGGTGGCCTAAGCCCTGATACTACCGAGGAACAGATCAAGGACTACTTTGGTGGTTTTGGTGAA ATTGAGAACATTGAACTTCCCATGGACACAAAGACCAATGAAAGGAGAGGGTTCTGTTTCATCACATACGCAGATGAGGATCCAGTAAAGAAGTTGTTGGAAAGCAGATATCACCAGATCGGCTCAGGAAAG TGTGAAATCAAAGTTGCACAGCCTAAAGAAGTATACAGACAACAGCAACAGCAGCAACAACAAAAAGGAGGAAGAGGTGCATCGCCAGGACGAGGCGGTGgaagggggagaggcagaggag GTCAAGGGCAGAACTGGAATCAAGGTTACAATAACTACTACGATCAAGGATATGGAGGCTATGGAAACAACTCTTACAATGACTCGTACAACAGTTATGGTGGATATGACTATTCAAACTATGGAAACTATGGTGGATACAATCAAGGGTACACAGACTACAGTG GCCAGCAAAGCACATATGGCAAGGCATCTAGAGGAGGCGGAAGTCACCTAAATAACTATCAGCCTTATTAA